TACACCCTGTTCGGATTGATGCCGCTGCCGACGGCAGATTCCGGCGGCCTCTTCGGCACGGCGGCGGAAAAGGCCTATATCCTCTATGGCCTGCTGATCGGGCTCGCCTTCGGGCCGGTGCAGGCTTCGTCGCGCTCCTATCTCGCCCGCAGCGTCAACATCGAGGAAGCCGGCCGCTACTTCGGCATCTACGCGCTTTCGGGCCGCGCCACCAGTTTCATGGCGACGCTGCTCTTCTCGCTGGTGACCTATATGAGCGGATCACCGCGGCTCGGAATGGCAACGCTGATCCTGTTCCTCGCCGGCGGACTGGTGCTCTTGATCCGCACACCCTATCCGGCCGATCGCGCATAGGGACGAACCTGCTCAAGGAAGAGCGCCGGCCACCGCCGGCACCCGATCAGTGCCGGAAATGGCGCATGCCGGTAAAGACCATTGCGACGCCGTGTTCGTTGGCGGCATCGATGACTTCCTGGTCGCGCATCGAGCCGCCCGGCTGGATAACCGCCGTCGCCCCTGCGGCGATCATCGACAGAAGACCGTCGGCAAAAGGCAGGAAGGCCTCTGAGGCAACCGCCGAGCCATGCGTCATCGGGACTGCAAGGCCAAGGGCCTTGGCGGCCTCTTCGGCCTTTAGCGCGGCGATGCGGGCGGAATCGACGCGGCTCATCTGGCCGGCGCCGATGCCGGCCGTCTGGCCGTCCTTGGCATAGACCACGGCGTTCGACTTCACGTGTTTGCCGACCTTGAAGGCGAACTTCATGTCTTCAAGTTCCTGCGCCGTCGGCGCGCGCCGGGTGACGATCTTGAGTTCCAGATCCTCGACCATGCCGTTGTCGCGGCTCTGGACGAGCAGCCCGCCGGAAACGGTCTTTGCCGTCAGGCCCGCGGCACGCGGATCGGGCAGGCCACCGGCAGACAACAGCCGCAGGTTCGGTTTGCGGGCGACGATCGCCTTCGCCTCCTCCGTGACATCCGGCGCGATAATCACTTCGGTGAAGAGCTTGACGATCTCTTCGGCCGTTTCGGCATCGAGCGTCTGGTTAAGCGCGATGATGCCGCCGAAGGCGGAAACGGAATCGCAGGCAAGCGCCCGCCGGTAGGCCTCGACCAGGCTCGATCCGGTGGCGACGCCGCAGGGATTGGCGTGCTTGATGATCGCGCAAGCCGGCGCCTTCTCCGGCAGGAACTCGGCGACGAGCTCGTAGGCCGCATCCGTATCGTTGATATTGTTGTAGGAGAGCTGCTTGCCCTGGAGAAGAGCGGCCGTCGAAACACCCGGACGCTTCTCGCCGGTCACATAGAAGGCGGCCTTCTGGTGCGGGTTTTCGCCGTAACGCATCTCTTCCTTCAGCGCACCGCCGATGACCCGGTGGCGCGGCGTGTCGATCGACAGCGCCTCGGCGAACCAGTTGGAGATCATTGCATCATAGGCGGCGGTGCGGGCATAGGCCTTGGCGGCCATCCGCTGGCGGAAGGCATAGGCCGTCTTGCCGTCATCTGCGGAAAGCTGCTCCAGCAGCTCGGCATAATCGGCTGGATCGGTCAGGGTCGTCACATAGGCATGATTCTTGGCCGATGCGCGGATCATCGCCGGACCGCCGATATCGATATTCTCGACGGTCGTCGGATAGTCGCCGCCGGCTGCGCGCACCTCCTCGAAGGGGTAGAGGTTGATGACGGCGAGGTCGATGCCCTCGATGCCGTGCTGTTTCATCGCTTCCTGGTGTTCGCTGTCGTCACGGATCGCCAGCAGGCCGCCATGCACCGTTGGATGCAGCGTCTTCACACGCCCATCCATGATCTCCGGAAAACCGGTGATTTCGGAAACATCGGTGACGGCAAGACCGGCAGCAGTGATCGCTTTAAACGTGCCGCCGGTCGAAAGCAGGCGCACACCTCTGGCAGACAAGGCGTGGGCGAGGTCGACGATCCCGGTCTTGTCGAAGACGGAGATGAGCGCGGTCTTGATTTCGACCTTGTCGGGGGCGGGGATCTTCTTGGAAATGACGGCCATGTAACCTTCTCCGTTCGGGCTTCGGGAGGACATCCGCAAGGGATGTTCGCATGCTGGCGCCGCGTTAGCACAGCTTTGCCGCCGCGCAAACAGGCGTCAGCGCATGACGCCAAAAAGCACGAGCCATTTTGGACGGCATCGCACTTTACTTCCGTGATGTGGATGCGATCTCGATTTTGGCCGCTCGGCTCAAAATCATCCGCTTCTAGCCTTTGCGGGACAAAAACCAGCGGATTTCGGTCTTCTCGGCAAGATCGAAATCGATCTCGATCTGGTCCGAGCCGCAGATGCCGGAGCTGTCGGCAAAGAAGATGTCCTCGGCGATCAGCACTTCATTGCCCGGCGCGGAAAACAGCCAGCTTTCGCCGTCCGGCGCCGTCAGCAGCACGGACTCCCCGTCACTCTGATGCAGGACGATCGAAGGATGGATATGAAAACGGGCGACGGCCTTCAGGGGCTCGTCACTCTCATATCCTTCGCGGACGGCGAGCCGGTCGCGGCCGGTCACGATCGAACCTGCGGCATTGAGTGTCAGCTCACGCTCGTGCAGCACCCCGAACACCCTGAGATAACCGTCATGGCTGAGCTTTATGCCGTCGCGTCCGTCTTCGGTTTCGGCACGCTCGACGGTGATTGTCCTCACCGGTTCGGTGATTGCGTGGTTCAGGAAAGGCGAGGGCGAAAAACGGCTGGACGAGGTGTCGTTGAGGATAACGGTCGAATGCGCCGCCGTCGTGCGCGCCATCTGGACATAACGGTGCCCGGCAAATTTCGGCGAACCCGAATTGACGATGAAGCGATGACGGCCGGACGACATCTCGAAGGAGAGGCTGCCGGCATGCACGGTGCGAAGCGCGCCTCCTGAAGGTGGTGTGCCGGTATCGGCAATGATCACCGTTTTTCCGCCGGAAAGCCGCTGATAGCGCGAATGCGGCAAGGCCTTGAACGGCTGACCGGCGGTCTCGTCATATCGCAGCACGGACATCAGCTCGTTTGCGAGCGTGGAGGTCGCCCCGTTGAAGAGCGCCAGGTCCCCGTCCTGATGGCGAAAGAACCGCAATGCCGGATAGATGCGGTCTATGCCGGAGATCAGCTTCTGCGGCAGGTCATGGCCGAGATTGACATAGGTCTGCCGGAGCGGCAGCAGATCGAGCAGCAATTCCAGCCCGACGCGCGGATTGCGCGACACATGGCCGCCATCCGGCAGAATCTGGCTATCGAATTCGCGGTCGAGCGCCTGCGCCGCTCTTTTGAGCGTAGAGGCGCGCGCCGGCATGGCGACGGAGGCCATGGCCAGCGCGATACGCAGCCGAAACAGCTCCAGGCCGCCGAGGGTGAACGGCGCCATCCGGTGCAGGAACCTCACCTGGAACGCCAGCGACTTCATGAAGCGGCGATAAAAGCCGCGATCGGCATTCTGCAGTACCACCGGCGAATGCGACAGCCAGGCAATAACGCGCTGGGCGGTGACGTCGGTTTCCCAGGCAATCCCCTCCATGCGACCGGCATGGATGGAAAGCCAGCTGTCGACGATCGCGCGGGCGACAGCCGAACTACGCTCCGTCTTGTTCGCCCGCATATGCCGCAGCCAGCCGAAGCTGTGAAGACGGATCGCGAAGGGGCGTGAGGGCAGGGTGAAGGTGAAGGGCGACTTCTCGTTGGTTTCCAGCATGCGCCCGGCCAGGAGAAACCGTCCGTTGAGGATCTCGTCGGCCACATGCGGATCGATGCTGCGCAGATCGGTCGGTGCGACGATCAGACGCTCCGGCACCTTGATCGAATGGCGAAAGAGCTTCAGGCGCAACAACGCGACGCGGCGCAAGGCGCGCCGCCAAGCCTCCCGAACATACATGCTCGCAAAACGCCGACCGGACTGCATATTCTATTGTCTATTGACCCTCGTGGTTAAGAATAGGTGAAAAGTGGCCGATTTCATCGTCCGCAATGAATTAATTCGTGACAAAGTTCGAATATACGCACATTGACGCGTTTCACCTGAAATCATGCGAGCGGTTTGGAGAACGGCATGCGTGACACGAGGCTATGAAGCACCTCGTATAGTGCAGGCTCGCCGCGAGCGCTCACGCCTTGCAATCAGGCCAGGCGCCGCAGCACCGCCGCATAGAAGCCGTCGAGGCCGGAGCCGATGCCGTCAGGCATTTTCAGCATGGTGGGAAGCGTGCGGAATTCACCGAGCGGCGTGATCGCCGTCTCAAGGCCCGGCCAGTCACCGGCGCCGATCGGAACGCGCTCGACCGCATCCGTATCGGAAAGAACACGGGCGACAACGTCCTCACCCTCGACAGGATCGAGCGAACAATTCGAAAAAACCAGCGTGCCGCCCGGCTTCAGCAATGTCAGCGCATGCCGCAGCAGCCGTTCCTGCAGCACCGCCAGCCTGGCGATATCCTCAGGCCCCTTGGTCCACAACACGTCAGGGTGCCGGCGTGTCGTGCCGGTAGAAGAGCAAGGGGCATCGAGCAGAATCGCGTCAAAACACTCCGCCGGCTCGAATGTCGTAAGATCTGCCGCAATCGTCTCCGCTTTGAGACCGAGCCGGTCGAGATTCGACCGCAGCCGTCTCAGCCGGTTTTCCGACTGGTCGAGGGCGGAGACCACGCCGCCGGCAAGGATGAGCTGCGCCGTCTTGCCGCCGGGTGCGGCACAGAGATCGGCGGTACGTCTGCCCGAGAGCTCGCCGAAAAGCTTCGCAGGGATGCTTGCCGCTGCATCCTGCACCCACCACGCGCCCTCGTCGAAGCCTTCGAGCGAGGGGATACCGCCGTCGAAGGCGGCGAGACGCACGCCGCCCGTGGGCAGGACGACGCCGTTCAGCCGCTTCGCCCAGCCTTGGGGGTCGGACTTGACGGTCAGATCGATTGCTGCCGGTTCGAGCTGGGATTCCGAAATTGCCAGCGCCGCGTCCCGGCCATAGGCCTTTTCCAGCCTGGCGATGAACCAGGCCGGCATCGGCGCGACCTTGCCGATCTCATCGAGAACCTGTTCCTTCTCGCGGCCGAGCCGGCGAAGAATGGCATTGACCAGCTTGGCAAAACGGCGATTGCGCGGATCCTGATTGGCCTGCTCGACGGCGAGATCGACGGCAGAATGATCCGGGACGTCGAGATAGAGGATCTGCGCCGCCCCGATTGCGAGCACGTGATGCAGCGCCCTTGCGCCCTCCGGCAGCGGCGAATCCAGCAGCCCGGCAATCGCGGCATCGATGCGCGGCAGGTGGCGTAGCGTCGTGTTCAGGATGGCGCGGACGAGCGCCCGGTCGCTTTCGCCGAGCGCCCTATAGGCCGGATTGCCGTGTTCATGATCGAGAGCACCGTCGAGCGGCAGCTTGCGGTCGACGACGGCAGCGAGAATTTTCGCCGCCGCGGCCCTGGCCTGCAGGCCGGGCTTTGCTGGAGCAGATCGCTCGGTGGAGGGCTTATGCTTGCGGAATGGCTTCTTCGTGCCGTCTGAATTCAAGACCACGGACCTTTTGGCGGTTGCGAACCACCGCGACCAAGACCCGTATCCGGAACAGAGCGCGATTTGCGCGACGGATTAGCAGCACGAGCAGGCTGCGTCGAGACATTCATGCCGCCTTGCGCCATGTCGTGCAGCGCGGCGATGCGGTTTTCCGTGTTCGGATGCGTGGAAAACAGATTGTCCATGCGTTCGCCGGAGAGCGGATTGATGATGAACATATGCGCTGTCGCCGGGTTGCGCTCGGCATCCTCGTTCGGCACATGGGCAGCGCCGCGCGCGATCTTGCCGAGCGCCGAGGCAAGCCAGAGCGGATTGCCGCAGATCTCGGCGCCGCGGCGGTCGGCCGAATATTCGCGGGTGCGGCTGATCGCCATCTGCACCAGCATGGCGGCGAGCGGCGCCACGATCATCGCGACGATGACGCCGACGAAGCCGAGAGGATTGCTGTTGTTCTCACGGTTGCCGCCGAAGAAGAAGGCGAAGTTGCCGAGCATGGAGATCGCGCCGGCGAGCGTTGCCGTGATCGTCATCGTCAGCGTGTCGCGGTACTGGATGTGGGCCAGTTCATGCGCCATCACGCCTGCGACCTCCTCGGCAGATAAGGCGCTGAGCAGGCCGGTCGAGGCGGCGACGGCGGCATTATCGGGATTGCGGCCGGTGGCGAAGGCATTCGGCTGCGGGCTGTCGTAGAGATAGACCTTCGGCATCGGCAAGCCGGCATTGCGGGCGAGATCGCGCACGATCGCAAAGAATTCCGGCGCGTTGCGCTCATCGACCTCCTGCGCGCGATAGGCCGAAAGCACCATGCGGTCGGAATTCCAATAGGAGAAGAAATTCATGCCGGCGGCAATGACGAATGCGATCATCATGCCGGCCCGACCGCCGATCAGGAAGCCGATAAACATGAAAAGCGCCGTCATGAAGGCAAGCAACATGGCAGTGCGAACGAGGTTCATGGCGGATCTCCATCTCCGATTTCGGCGTCACAAGCTTTCAATCCCGGCACCGGCACATTATGATTTGGTTATTCATCAGCCATTTTCAATATTTCCGGCAGGAGACGGCCATGCAGGACGCCGATAACGACAACAGCGAAACGCCGACGGCCGAGGGATCCGAGCCGCCGCGCAAGATGCTGTCCCCGGCTGCCAGACGCGCCCTTGCCGAAGCCGAGGAGCGGCGAAAAAACCAGAAGCCGCTGGAGCTACCGCCGGAGATCGGCGGCCGCGGCGGAGCTGAGCCGGCGCGTTTCGGCGATTACGAAATCAATGGCAGGGCGATCGATTTCTAAGCCGATATTGCTATTGGCTTCTCCGGCCGCAGCAGAATGGAGTTAAGAATCCGGCTAACTACATCTTAAGCGACAAGTATTTCAGCCACATCTAGCGGGCGTGCTCGCCGGTGTTCTCAGGGCTTCGCCCGTAAACATGCTTGGATGCCGCAAACCACGCATCGAATACGCGGAAACAAAAGAGCCGTCCCGGAAGCCCGAAAGGGGACCGGAACGGCTCGGTCTATCAGGCGGTCGCCTTGTTCTGCCGATTGGCGATCAGATCGTCGACGACTGCCGGATCGGCAAGCGTCGAAGTGTCGCCGAGCGCACCGAAATCGTCTTCGGCGATCTTGCGCAGGATGCGGCGCATGATCTTGCCGGAGCGCGTCTTCGGCAGGCCGGGCGCAAACTGGATCTTGTCGGGCGCGGCGATCGGGCCGATTTCGGCCCGCACATGTTTCACCAGTTCCTGGCGAAGCGTATCCGATCCCTCGTGACCGGACATCAGCGTCACATAGCAATAAATGCCCTGGCCCTTGATCGGATGCGGATAACCAACGACCGCGGCTTCCGAAACCAGATTATGCGAGACGAGGGCGGATTCCACCTCCGCCGTGCCGAGCCGGTGGCCGGAGACGTTCAGCACGTCGTCGACGCGGCCGGTGATCCAGTAATAACCGTCCGCATCGCGCCGGCAGCCATCGCCGGTGAAATACTTGCCCTTGTAGGTGGAAAAATAGGTCTGGATGAAGCGCTCGTGATCGCCATAGACCGTGC
The Rhizobium leguminosarum DNA segment above includes these coding regions:
- a CDS encoding MFS transporter, encoding MPGLNIYGIILNVVAIFGCLIAGRIDKGVGSKVTVVISLTMLLLATIGIISTGPGYTLFGLMPLPTADSGGLFGTAAEKAYILYGLLIGLAFGPVQASSRSYLARSVNIEEAGRYFGIYALSGRATSFMATLLFSLVTYMSGSPRLGMATLILFLAGGLVLLIRTPYPADRA
- the purH gene encoding bifunctional phosphoribosylaminoimidazolecarboxamide formyltransferase/IMP cyclohydrolase; its protein translation is MAVISKKIPAPDKVEIKTALISVFDKTGIVDLAHALSARGVRLLSTGGTFKAITAAGLAVTDVSEITGFPEIMDGRVKTLHPTVHGGLLAIRDDSEHQEAMKQHGIEGIDLAVINLYPFEEVRAAGGDYPTTVENIDIGGPAMIRASAKNHAYVTTLTDPADYAELLEQLSADDGKTAYAFRQRMAAKAYARTAAYDAMISNWFAEALSIDTPRHRVIGGALKEEMRYGENPHQKAAFYVTGEKRPGVSTAALLQGKQLSYNNINDTDAAYELVAEFLPEKAPACAIIKHANPCGVATGSSLVEAYRRALACDSVSAFGGIIALNQTLDAETAEEIVKLFTEVIIAPDVTEEAKAIVARKPNLRLLSAGGLPDPRAAGLTAKTVSGGLLVQSRDNGMVEDLELKIVTRRAPTAQELEDMKFAFKVGKHVKSNAVVYAKDGQTAGIGAGQMSRVDSARIAALKAEEAAKALGLAVPMTHGSAVASEAFLPFADGLLSMIAAGATAVIQPGGSMRDQEVIDAANEHGVAMVFTGMRHFRH
- a CDS encoding heparinase II/III family protein, with the translated sequence MQSGRRFASMYVREAWRRALRRVALLRLKLFRHSIKVPERLIVAPTDLRSIDPHVADEILNGRFLLAGRMLETNEKSPFTFTLPSRPFAIRLHSFGWLRHMRANKTERSSAVARAIVDSWLSIHAGRMEGIAWETDVTAQRVIAWLSHSPVVLQNADRGFYRRFMKSLAFQVRFLHRMAPFTLGGLELFRLRIALAMASVAMPARASTLKRAAQALDREFDSQILPDGGHVSRNPRVGLELLLDLLPLRQTYVNLGHDLPQKLISGIDRIYPALRFFRHQDGDLALFNGATSTLANELMSVLRYDETAGQPFKALPHSRYQRLSGGKTVIIADTGTPPSGGALRTVHAGSLSFEMSSGRHRFIVNSGSPKFAGHRYVQMARTTAAHSTVILNDTSSSRFSPSPFLNHAITEPVRTITVERAETEDGRDGIKLSHDGYLRVFGVLHERELTLNAAGSIVTGRDRLAVREGYESDEPLKAVARFHIHPSIVLHQSDGESVLLTAPDGESWLFSAPGNEVLIAEDIFFADSSGICGSDQIEIDFDLAEKTEIRWFLSRKG
- a CDS encoding RsmB/NOP family class I SAM-dependent RNA methyltransferase, with translation MVLNSDGTKKPFRKHKPSTERSAPAKPGLQARAAAAKILAAVVDRKLPLDGALDHEHGNPAYRALGESDRALVRAILNTTLRHLPRIDAAIAGLLDSPLPEGARALHHVLAIGAAQILYLDVPDHSAVDLAVEQANQDPRNRRFAKLVNAILRRLGREKEQVLDEIGKVAPMPAWFIARLEKAYGRDAALAISESQLEPAAIDLTVKSDPQGWAKRLNGVVLPTGGVRLAAFDGGIPSLEGFDEGAWWVQDAAASIPAKLFGELSGRRTADLCAAPGGKTAQLILAGGVVSALDQSENRLRRLRSNLDRLGLKAETIAADLTTFEPAECFDAILLDAPCSSTGTTRRHPDVLWTKGPEDIARLAVLQERLLRHALTLLKPGGTLVFSNCSLDPVEGEDVVARVLSDTDAVERVPIGAGDWPGLETAITPLGEFRTLPTMLKMPDGIGSGLDGFYAAVLRRLA
- the htpX gene encoding zinc metalloprotease HtpX yields the protein MNLVRTAMLLAFMTALFMFIGFLIGGRAGMMIAFVIAAGMNFFSYWNSDRMVLSAYRAQEVDERNAPEFFAIVRDLARNAGLPMPKVYLYDSPQPNAFATGRNPDNAAVAASTGLLSALSAEEVAGVMAHELAHIQYRDTLTMTITATLAGAISMLGNFAFFFGGNRENNSNPLGFVGVIVAMIVAPLAAMLVQMAISRTREYSADRRGAEICGNPLWLASALGKIARGAAHVPNEDAERNPATAHMFIINPLSGERMDNLFSTHPNTENRIAALHDMAQGGMNVSTQPARAANPSRKSRSVPDTGLGRGGSQPPKGPWS
- a CDS encoding DUF1674 domain-containing protein, which produces MQDADNDNSETPTAEGSEPPRKMLSPAARRALAEAEERRKNQKPLELPPEIGGRGGAEPARFGDYEINGRAIDF